Proteins co-encoded in one Gossypium arboreum isolate Shixiya-1 chromosome 11, ASM2569848v2, whole genome shotgun sequence genomic window:
- the LOC108470915 gene encoding uncharacterized protein LOC108470915 yields the protein MAQSPFTLLLLKRLTLSSKTPLKSHNTFPLPIFTFIKPKLFSSFSPRPEGTASHEPLKPTSLSARLNFVFDQIDQIENRQQQQSPENDATLQRIRAWRQSRNESHAIQQQFQPKDPDSGIAENSVNATEFRLPYTPKLPEPQNGDALRRIRGWRESKFGENKECIKGEVAENESNASVFTIDSVTELELGRQKGKDVEVVHPWPEWIELMERLVQQNYFDHKRRDEGKMVEELGFDMSDVVEEVKDDAGIDFKDFKIVQTACLNFGKDRFDILRSLLRQDIQNLVGFGCPSADKKVVFSAKLLRKHVHLDEGDVCSSCSLRNSCEKAYLLTNKEDEARTVDVMRVLLAYAFHYMDGSAVNESVLKQKSGKTVIRKLLYEVVKLSAVPIDPNLPPPVIKKPPPKVKQPPPPPKKRVGRDDVEMKKGDWLCPKCDFMNFAKNTICLQCDAKRPKRELLPGEWECPECNFLNYRRNMACFHCDCKRPPDAYMESKLQEIQPGPRTRLEKVARQLEVSNGWNFDFDDDESDGADVAVFEFADSSVKGEASPLGTQTRRGKFRGPEDDFNTADRASSVHKRMYSDIDSSKPGIGFDDFDDEDDIDSYEIDTPRNNPRQKASSSVYSDSEVFSELKGSDGSDDSSAAGRRTRFPSYDKPSKHAHKKVALFDSEDELDFDSDEDLLNWKPRHVTDAKLRGRGVSKDLSFDSEDLDLDSNDDDDFDSSGSKRRKENKGSYGRGNFRNRSSGFRGGSFSGSDHEKDGPHSRKNELRQSKVGSSRRGNNIGGYGDYNFRNNSRARLNTKMDGERNNSDNFNRSYRGSRGDKRFGDGDYGKQRTNNMEKLKGGKKDGAFGNGYRGKSREYSREMDDDASEFRNSRRVIER from the exons ATGGCGCAATCACCGTTCACTCTGCTTCTCCTAAAACGCCTTACTCTCTCTTCTAAAACCCCACTTAAATCCCATAACACTTTTCCCCTTCCAATTTTCACTTTCATTAAGCCAAAGCTCTTCTCTTCCTTTTCCCCACGACCTGAGGGCACCGCCAGTCACGAGCCACTTAAACCAACCTCTCTCTCTGCTCGTTTGAACTTTGTGTTCGACCAAATTGATCAAATTGAGAATCGACAACAACAACAATCGCCCGAAAACGACGCCACCCTCCAACGTATCCGAGCTTGGCGTCAATCAAGGAATGAATCTCATGCAATCCAACAGCAATTTCAACCCAAAGACCCTGATTCTGGAATTGCTGAAAATAGTGTTAATGCTACTGAGTTTAGATTGCCTTACACGCCCAAGTTACCCGAGCCACAAAACGGGGATGCCCTCCGGCGAATTCGTGGTTGGAGGGAGTCCAAGTTTGGGGAGAATAAAGAGTGCATAAAAGGTGAAGTTGCTGAAAATGAGTCTAATGCTAGTGTTTTCACTATTGATTCAGTGACTGAGCTAGAGCTGGGGAGGCAGAAGGGAAAGGACGTGGAGGTGGTGCATCCATGGCCGGAGTGGATAGAGTTGATGGAGAGATTAGTGCAGCAAAATTACTTTGACCATAAAAGGAGAGACGAGGGAAAGATGGTGGAAGAGTTAGGATTTGATATGAGTGATGTTGTTGAGGAAGTAAAGGATGATGCTGGAATTGATTTCAAGGACTTCAAGATTGTGCAAACTGCTTGTCTTAATTTCGGGAAGGACCGGTTTGATATATTGAG GTCATTGTTGAGACAGGATATCCAAAATCTGGTTGGTTTTGGATGTCCAAGTGCAGACAAGAAGGTGGTTTTCTCTGCAAAACTCTTGAGGAAACATGTCCACCTTGATGAAGGAGAT GTTTGTAGTTCTTGCAGTTTGAGGAATTCTTGTGAGAAAGCATATCTTCTAacgaacaaagaggatgaagcgcGAACTGTTGATGTTATGCGTGTCCTATTGGCCTATGCTTTCCATTACATGGACGGTTCTGCAGTAAATGAATCTGTTTTGAAACAGAAGTCTGGAAAGACTGTTATCCGTAAGTTGCTTTATGAGGTTGTTAAGTTGAGTGCTGTTCCTATAGACCCGAATCTTCCCCCTCCTGTAATAAAGAAACCTCCACCAAAAGTGAAGCAACCTCCTCCTCCTCCAAAGAAGCGAGTAGGACGGGATGATGTTGAGATGAAAAAGGGCGATTGGCTTTGTCCCAA GTGCGACTTCATGAATTTTGCAAAGAATACGATCTGTCTACAGTGTGATGCTAAGCGTCCAAAGAGAGAGCTGCTTCCTGGGGAATGGGAATGCCCCGA GTGCAATTTCTTAAATTACAGGAGAAATATGGCATGTTTTCACTGTGATTGCAAGCGTCCCCCTGATGCATACATGGAGAGTAAACTACAAGAAATTCAACCTGGTCCAAGAACAAGGTTGGAAAAGGTTGCTCGGCAATTGGAGGTCTCTAATGGTTGGAATTTTGATTTTGACGATGATGAATCAGATGGGGCAGATGTTGCTGTTTTTGAGTTCGCAGATTCTTCTGTAAAGGGTGAAGCTTCTCCCTTGGGCACTCAGACCCGTCGAGGGAAGTTTAGAGGGCCTGAAGATGATTTCAATACAGCTGACCGGGCCTCAAGCGTCCATAAAAGAATGTATTCGGACATTGATAGCAGCAAACCTGGCATCGGGTTTGATGATTTTGACGATGAAGATGATATTGACAGTTATGAGATAGATACTCCACGAAATAATCCCAGGCAGAAAGCTTCTTCGAGTGTTTACTCCGATAGTGAGGTGTTTTCTGAATTAAAAGGTAGTGATGGTTCCGATGATAGTTCTGCTGCTGGTCGAAGAACAAGGTTTCCATCTTATGATAAGCCATCTAAGCACGCGCATAAAAAAGTAGCGTTATTTGACTCTGAGGATGAATTAGATTTTGATTCAGACGAAGACCTTCTGAACTGGAAACCGAGGCATGTAACTGACGCTAAGCTCAGGGGTAGAGGTGTGTCAAAGGACTTAAGTTTTGACTCTGAGGACCTTGATTTGGATTCCAATGATGACGATGATTTTGACAGTTCCGGATCCAAACGGAGAAAAGAGAACAAAGGGAGTTATGGTAGAGGCAATTTTCGTAACCGAAGTTCTGGTTTCCGAGGTGGTTCCTTCTCTGGTTCAGACCATGAAAAAGATGGCCCACATTCCAGGAAAAATGAGTTGAGACAGAGTAAAGTAGGATCTAGCAGACGAGGAAACAATATTGGTGGCTATGGTGATTATAACTTCAGAAACAATTCACGAGCTAGACTGAACACCAAGATGGATGGTGAGAGAAACAACTCAGATAATTTCAATAGATCATATCGAGGGTCCCGAGGTGATAAGAGGTTTGGAGATGGTGACTATGGAAAGCAGAGAACGAATAATATGGAGAAATTGAAGGGAGGCAAGAAGGATGGAGCATTTGGAAATGGGTACCGTGGTAAATCTCGTGAATATAGTAGGGAGATGGATGATGATGCTAGTGAATTTAGAAATAGCAGGCGTGTTATTGAAAGATAA